The genomic region TCTGATTAGCAGCGGTTCAATACAAACTGTTAAAAATGGGAGAAAATCCATGAGTAGAATAGAAACCCGCACGGAACCGATGGTGCTAAATATGGGTCCTCATCACCCCTCAATGCACGGGGTGTTGAGATTAATAGTCACCCTAGATGGAGAGGATGTAGTTGACTGCGAACCCGTCATTGGTTATTTACACCGGGGGATGGAGAAAATTGCCGAGAACCGCTCAACTATTATGTATGTTCCCTATGTTAGTCGTTGGGACTATGCTGCGGGGATGTTCAACGAAGCGGTAACAGTCAATGCACCGGAAAAACTAGCAGGTATTACAGTTCCCAAACGGGCCAGTTACATTCGTGTAATTATGCTAGAGTTAAATCGTATTGCCAACCATCTATTATGGTTTGGACCTTTCTTAGCGGATGTAGGTGCTCAAACGCCCTTCTTTTATCAATTCCGGGAAAGGGAAATGATATATGACCTGTGGGAAGCAGCAACAGGTTATCGCATGGTAAACAACAACTATTTCCGGGTTGGTGGAGTAGCAGTGGATTTACCCTATGGTTGGGTAGATAAATGTGAAGAATTTTGTGATTATTTCCTTCCCAAAGTAGATGAATACGAACGGTTAGTTACCAACAATCCTATATTCCGTCGTCGGATTGAGGGGATTGGGACAATTACCCGGGAAGAAGCGATTAACTGGAGTCTTTCAGGTCCGATGTTACGGGGTTCGGGAGTGAAATGGGATCTGCGGAAAGTTGATCATTATGAGTGTTACGACGATTTCGACTGGGAAGTACAGTGGGAAACCGCAGGTGACTGTCTTGCTAGGTATATGGTAAGAATGCGAGAAATGCGCGAATCCGTAAAAATCATCAAGCAAGCTCTAAAAGGATTGCCAGGTGGTCCTTATGAGAATTTAGAAGCAAAACGCATGATGGCTGGACCTAAATCCGAATGGGATAGCTTTGATTATCAATATGTGGCCAAAAAAGTTGCTCCCACCTTTAAAATTCCTGCTGGGGAAATTTACTCCCGTGTGGAAAGTGGTAAGGGAGAACTAGGCATTTATTTAGTAGGTGATAATAATGTCTTCCCCTGGCGTTGGAAAATTCGTCCTGCTGACTTCAACAATCTGCAAATTCTGCCCAGTTTATTACGGGGTGTTAAGGTAGCGGATATTGTGGTGATTCTCGGTAGTATTGACGTGATTATGGGTTCGGTTGACAGATAGTTTTTGGGTTGGGGAAATGGGGTATGACTTTTTTCCCCATCAAACGAATGAATCTAATGAATCTAAATTTTCCCTTATATCAAATTATTGCCGATTATATTGACACCAGCGACCAGAGACGTATTAGTTTTGCAGAATATATGGATTTGGTTTTATATCATAGTGAATATGGCTATTATTCTGGCCATTCAGGGCAAATTGGCTTTGCAGGTGGTGATTTTTTCACCTCCCCCAGTTTAGGTGATGATTTTGGTGAGTTGCTTGCCAAACAGTTTTTGCAAATGTGGGAGAATTTAGATCAACCTAGACCTTTTTACCTGGTAGAAATGGGTGGGGGAACCGGTGTTTTGGCATGCCAGATTCTCAAGTTTTTAAAAAATCATCATCCAGACTTTTGGGAAATAATAGAATATATTATTATTGAAAAATCCCCCAAATTAAAACAGGAACAACAACAAACATTGGAGGGATTTTCCGTCCAATGGTTAGATCTACCAGAAATTCTACCTGGTTCGATTGTAGGTTGTTTTTTTTCCAATGAACTAGTGGATGCTTTCCCAGTTCATCAGTTCATTTTACAAAAAGGCAAATTACAAGAAATTTATGTGACCTATAGAGCAGATAGGAGCAACCCCATAGAATTTATGGAGGTAGTAGGGGAACCATCCACACCCAAATTAGCAGAATATCTACAGTTAGTGGAAATTGACATCAGTCAAAATACCTATCCAGAAAATTATCGCAGTGAAATCAACCTAGCTGCTTTAGACTGGTTAAGTATAGTGGCTAACTGCTTACAGCGCGGCTATGTGCTAACAATAGATTATGGCTACCCTGCAACTCGATATTATCATCCTCGAAGATCTCAAGGGACATTACAGTGCTACTACCAACACCGTTACCACCATAACCCCTATATTAAAGTGGGAGAACAAGACATTACCACCTATATAGACTTCACAGCTTTAG from Cylindrospermopsis curvispora GIHE-G1 harbors:
- a CDS encoding class I SAM-dependent methyltransferase, whose translation is MNLNFPLYQIIADYIDTSDQRRISFAEYMDLVLYHSEYGYYSGHSGQIGFAGGDFFTSPSLGDDFGELLAKQFLQMWENLDQPRPFYLVEMGGGTGVLACQILKFLKNHHPDFWEIIEYIIIEKSPKLKQEQQQTLEGFSVQWLDLPEILPGSIVGCFFSNELVDAFPVHQFILQKGKLQEIYVTYRADRSNPIEFMEVVGEPSTPKLAEYLQLVEIDISQNTYPENYRSEINLAALDWLSIVANCLQRGYVLTIDYGYPATRYYHPRRSQGTLQCYYQHRYHHNPYIKVGEQDITTYIDFTALENWGKRCGLDPVGWTQQGLFLMALGLGDRICALSYQQHPLSQLLKRREALHQLISPEGLGNFGVLVQSKGLTTTQSQLPLQGFITPVVF
- a CDS encoding NAD(P)H-quinone oxidoreductase subunit H, which codes for MSRIETRTEPMVLNMGPHHPSMHGVLRLIVTLDGEDVVDCEPVIGYLHRGMEKIAENRSTIMYVPYVSRWDYAAGMFNEAVTVNAPEKLAGITVPKRASYIRVIMLELNRIANHLLWFGPFLADVGAQTPFFYQFREREMIYDLWEAATGYRMVNNNYFRVGGVAVDLPYGWVDKCEEFCDYFLPKVDEYERLVTNNPIFRRRIEGIGTITREEAINWSLSGPMLRGSGVKWDLRKVDHYECYDDFDWEVQWETAGDCLARYMVRMREMRESVKIIKQALKGLPGGPYENLEAKRMMAGPKSEWDSFDYQYVAKKVAPTFKIPAGEIYSRVESGKGELGIYLVGDNNVFPWRWKIRPADFNNLQILPSLLRGVKVADIVVILGSIDVIMGSVDR